gtacttttctttgacAAGTGAGGCTATCAAACTTGATTTTCCAACACCTTCATCGCCGCAAACAATTACTCGTATACTATCCAttaaattcttcttctgtacAGGGTAAATAGTAATATATCTAATGTTGCTTAttccaatattttcttAATTCTCACCTTTCTGTACCCAAAAATGTTCTATGAGCAGAAAGTTCTTATCAGTCTCCCCTATTTATATATCACATTTATTTCTAAATTAGATATCGGTTTGATGTGAAAAAATGCGGATGACTAGAGGGGCCATGCTATCTCGTGCTCGTGTTCGGTATTTTTGACgctcaaaaatataaataaaaaaatacattatGATAAGATAGATCAAATAAGTATTCGTTTGTTTGcaagtttcttttcttctttaacttTGGTTATTTCAATACAACATGCCAATAATATTATAGAATGTTTGAAAATTAGACAgtttaatattttaaataagttcaaaaaagatggcGTTACATAACCAATTGTTAAAATTAACTTCCCTCTTACAAGAACTGGAATCAAGCATAGATGAGTACAACACTTTAAAGGAAATATCTGATGATCCTGTTACAGTTGATTCGGACAGTGATATTTCTCACACTTTTGAGCAATTTCTGGCGCTTTTTTCCAACATATCATCGAACTTACAAGACCGTTTGAAGGGTCCAATTTCAGCGAGAAGAGCGAATCAACAGCTGGCATCTGATGAACCTCTTGACGAATTTactgaattgaaaaagataataaatactATGAAGCATCTTATAGAGAAAGTTCCTGAATTTTCTAAAATTAGTTCCAGCTTAGATATGGTGGAAATAGACAACTTAAGTGAGAATAGAAAAGCTaaacttcaaaatatgatgaCCACTACTCGGGATCATATGCAAGATTATTCAGTTCCATCTACATCGGATTCTTCCTCCTCGCAGAATTCGCAGAGCTATTCGCTGCTTCAAAAAGGCTCCAGGACGAAATCCTTACACAAGAAGTCTGTAAGATTCAAGGATCATTTAATAGACGGTGTTTCTGATAAGCCTTTAGATACAAATTTGAGGCCTTATCGTGATCATGTTGAAAAGTACGGTCAAGTaggaaaaaattgcaaagcAGATAGCGACAATTTAAGATATCATGATGAACCgattgttgatgatgataacaGCATGAGCATGTCCGATAGAGATGTTTTTATAGCGaatcaacaacaaatgCTTGAGCAAAATCGTTCTTTAGATCACTTATCCGATTCGGTACAACGGCAACATGAGATGTCTTTACAAATAAATGATGAAGTAAGTGATCATATGGTACTTTTAGATGATCTTGAAAATGGCATAGATAGGACTAATGCCCGTTTGATGAGAGGTACAagaaacatcaaaaaattcCGGGAGGCTTTACGAGAGAGAGGTGATTGGTGCACGATTCTCATTTTAGTGAtagttcttctttttttattaatagTTTTGAAATAGATCTGCAAAAAGATGTGTGCTTGTCTTTAAGGTTCATCGTCTGCTTTTATAGTTGATTATTGTGTGGGCGatgaaataatttgaagtcTTCGTTACTAGTATCTGTCTGCCGACTTAAGTGGTGTAAagtttttttgtttttgcaCCCTCTCTGTTCCACCAACGGTAGACACTTACTGCTTATTAGTTTCATCCAGATTGAAAACAAAGCGTTTTTAATGTTAACCAAAAGGCTCATTACAGAAgtcattatttatttaactCAATCATATGTACTGTATTAcaattgaaagaagattgCTTTGCAAACTAACGAGTAGTAGAGTTCGGGCGACACATCATTATTCCAAGTTTTCGTtgagagaaagagagaaagaacaCGTTAGTCATGATCTTTTATCACAACCCACAAACCCCGTAAGATCAAGATTTGCACCTTCGCCTACAGGATTTTTACATCTTGGTTCTTTGAGAACAGCtttatataattatttaaTTGCTCGTTCTACACACGGGCAATTCATTCTTCGGTTAGAGGATACCGATCAGAAAAGATTGGTTGAAGGCGCCGAGGAAAACATCTACCATACTCTCGAATGGTTAGGGTTGTCGGTTGATGAAGGTCCTCAAAATTGTGGTACATATGCACCCTATAAGCAGAGCGAAAGAACGGCAATTTATTCAAAGTACATTAAAAAGCTTTTGGATAAAGGACTCGCTTACAGATGCTTTTGTACCAAAGACCGTTTGACGCAGTTGAGAGATTCCGCGAGACTTCTTAAGCCGCCCACTACTGCGTCCTATGATAGATATTGCTTGAAGcattattcaaaagaagagtcTGATGAAAAGGCATCTGCTGGAGAACATTTTACCGTGAGATTTGTTTCCCCTCATAAATATCCGACATTTCTTGATCTGCTCCATGGTAAGATAGATCAACAAATTCAGATAAATCCATTGGATGTTCGATATGAGGATCCGGTGTTATTAAAAAGTGATGGTTTGCCAACATATCATTTTGCGAATGTAATTGATGAtcatttgatgaagattaCGCACGTTATACGTGGTGAAGAATGGCTAGCCTCGACCCCTAAGCATGTTGCATTGTATGATGCCTTTGGATGGAATCCTCCAAAGTTTATCCATATTCCGTTGTTAACAACTGTTGATAACAGAAAACTCTCCAAACGCTCTGGAGATATTGATATCATGTCTTTAAAATCTAAGGGCTTTCTACCTGAAGCTTTGATTAATTTTAGTGTTCTTTTTGGTTGGTCACCGAGAAGAGAGTATGGAAAGAAGTCGAGTGAAATTTACAGCTTAaaagaattggaaaaaatatttactcTTGAAGGATTGACTAAGGGGAATGCGAAGgttgatttcaaaaaactTGATTTCTTCAATAAGCATTATCTTGGAGTAAAGTTAAGTGATCGTACTTCTGATTTTTATAACAACAATCTTGATGATATTTATCGAAAATTGAAGACGACGCTTAAAATGGACAGTTTAGATTATCATCTTGTCGATCGTGTTCTCCAGTCAGTTGGTACAGCTTTAAGCAATATTAATGAGTTGAACACGGAGAAGTACTGGTACTTTTTTGTGAGACCAGAATATACACTAGTCACGTTGTTGCAGCATACAATTCAAGATAAAGATACGGTTAAAGTAATTGTGAATGAGCTCAATGAGAGGGCAGCTGGTTTAATTCCTGAGAAGCTGAGCGATACAATTAAAGCAATTGCGAAATCGCATTCAGGcctgaaaagaaaaactgtCTATCAAACTCTTAGATATGCTCTAAGTGGCCCACAATCAGGTATCAGTATGCACACTATTATCGATATTCTTGGACTATATGAAGTCAAACAGAGATTACAAAATTTGGCAGATTTTGTTAGTTGAGCGTAGATGCCCCAAAGTGTGATTGATCACTTGTGAAGTGTATGTGACCAAGCCCTCCCTGTACATATATAGAATTAAGAATAAAGTGTAAATTATTACAGAATATTCTATCACTATCCGTTTTTCATCATATCGTACacattttttattgatatTTAAGAATTTTAATCAGTCCTGAGCATCACATAAGCGTTTTAAATAGTCGGGATCATTTGTCATCCTACTCTTAAATTTGTTCCACCAATCATTAAATTTATCCATCGAAACTTTGTTGTTTACATCCGCAAAcgatgaaagaaaattgaaggCATTGgcaataattttattgGAAAAATCAAGCACCTGTGACTGTGTTAGATCATTTGATAATGCGAGTGCCGAGCCGGAACCTGATTTTATTCCTGGTTTATTCGAAACGACCATAGATGACGAATTGCCTGTAGATTGAGTTTTCTGTTGCTCAAGCAATGATGATGCCGATTCTGTAGGCTCCACCGAAATTCCAATTGTTATCGAAGCTGTTGACTGTTGTTGATCAGTCAATCCTGATTGGTTGCCTGGTACGTCCATCCCTAAATCCATATCAATATCACCTTCTGACGGAAATTGAGCCCGTCGAGTCCGATATTTCTCAGCAATATTGCCCGGATTGACTTTAAATATTGcgctttgctttttgaaGTTTAATCCACCGAGGAGTTTAAATTCTGTACTTACTGTAGGATGACGATCCGGGTCCGTAGATCCCGTTGAAAATACCTGGAATTGATAGTATATTAATGCAGTAAATGCTGGATCAAATGGAACATTAGGCAAAACAAAGAGAGATAAATAGTATCTGTCTTTGACGGATAGGTCGTCGTATGTTAACGTGAACTTTGTGCTCTCGATTTGTTGCGCGATCTTCAGTGGTCGTCCTCCTAGAGTTGATGCAAACATTTGTCTTCTGCTCACTTCTTAAAGTAAAAGCCCTTACTACCatacaataaaattaattttatcaaaatgAATATTGACCTTGTTTCAattgatgataaaaaattatcCAAGGTCGGTGACACAAATATATGTATTGGTAAATGCTGAAACACGATTATTGGCTGGTCCTTCCAATATTGTAATATAAATTTCGGAAGCATCTAGAGAGTTCTGGTTCACAAGTATTGTGGTGTATGGTTGAAcgcaattttatttttcgttTCACTaaattttcctctttcaaCGTTAGATCTACCTCTCAGGTGTCTGTGTTCTTAGTTTTCAGTCCAACTTCAATATCATTGGAAACTTCCATATGTACTATTGTAACGCATGTTTACACGATGGCAGCCGTTAGggcatattttttctgacCTGCGAGTATCATGTGCTCGATTAGTTGTTGGTTCACACCGAAGGGAGCACCACTTAAGCAAAGGGCAGTTCGAATTTCTTCGATCTAGAGCTGATATGAATGTTATCTACTTAAGGGAgacaaataaattatataaGGGGCAATTAATGTTTATGCAGGAACGAAATCATACGAATTTGTCTGCTTATAATACTTCCCAGTTTACATCAGATATCCCTTCGGAGGCGATTATGGGATGGTATGGCATCCTTACAAGGCAGTTGaacaatgatgaaataaaagaagaaattgaaatatttaagaATCATGTTATATCAGACCTATCACGTCCGGATCTTTACGGTCGCTTCAAAGTGTGCTTCTTCAGAAAAATGATCGCGTTTGGTCAAATAAACTTTTCACTTTCCCCCGAATGCTTCGGAGTCGATAAAACATCTTTTAAAAACAAATCGCCGAATATTAAGCAGCTTTCAAgagtgaagaagatggtCGATTTTGTATCAAGCAGATTTAATCCGTCAAGAGATAATTTGGCCATCATTAGTAAGCGTCTTAAAGCGGAGAGGTTTCCCGCggatctttttcttcatcatcaatttaTGGTGAACCTCAATAGGCGTGATATGGGTAGACTTCTAGAAGTATACTTCAATTTTCCGAGGCCCAGAGCTTACCATTTGACATCTTTGGAGTTTGAGAAGTTTATGGGTTTGGTTTTACGTTACAAAGTTGGTGATACAGATCATTTAATACACACCGAAGCACTGATCGCATTTTTTGACAGTTTACTTGATGATAATATACCCCTTACAAAGTTTGAATTGACAAAgtacatattttttgtgctgAAAAACTTACTTAATGTTCAAAAGGTTAGCAATACAGAATGtttcaataaaataatgGCTCTACAAGGACGAATTACATTCTCTCAATCAATTTGGAATCTCCTTTTATGTCAGTTTTGGGATAAGAAGGATATAATTCTTCAGGAAATGTCTCATAAAGTAATTCTTAATAGTGACTTAATTCGAACAATATGTTGTCGATGTACCTCGAAGAATGAGTTAATCAACATCATAGAAATTATAAAGTTGAAGCACATGCACCTTGATCCAGAACTGTTTGAATTGATCATTCAAAGATTGTTATTCTTCAAAGAGTTTGGTTATGCCACAATTTTGGTAAAAGCTGTGCTTGAATCATTTAAACGTTTGCGCCAGACTAACAACTTTGAAAGAGGAACGGTTATTCACCGCACAAAAATTTTGAGACTAATTGATAGCAGATATGAGGAATTGAATAGTGTGCTTTTATATGAAGCCCGTCAACAAGTACTGAATGAGTCACAGCATTCCGATTCACAATTGTTATATTATACGTTCAAACCTTCACCTATGCtaatgtattattttttggacTGTCTAACCTTAACAAGCGACACACAAAAAGTTGCTGCATATTCCGTGCTAAAAATTATGAATGCCTACAAAATACCATTGTTGAATTCTCAAAGCTTACGCATGCTAAGCGATTTGTATTTACATCCAGTGGATTCCATAGAGTGTATGGAGACTGACATGAATTTGGTTAAGACAATAGTGAATCTTGCTTATAACTCGGCTCATTATAATCAATACTTCCATAACTGTGTGGGAGATTCCAGATATGACAAAAAGTATTTGAGTGGATTTCTTCACAAAAACATTAATTCTAGTGCAGCACAAGAAACAAGGGCTATATTCGAACTCGCTTTTAATATTTATAAGCAATGGTCACTTAATGACCAATCCTCAACCTTGAAGGACAAGCGAGCTGAGATTAAAAAGTCTATGCTACAAATTTACAAAGAACTAGTTGCAATCAGCGCATGATTGCCATCAGTATTCGCGTACAACACCTGATATATTGGCGGTTCTtctatataaaaaaaacttgTAAATATATTACCGTATGGGATTACAACAAATTACTCTGCCATAATGAAAGTGCAATAATAAGCTGTTCTTCCTTAAAACTATGTACACAGACACTCATTAATTTAATGACCTCTTTTATGAAGTTGTATTGCACCAGTTGCATTTCGAAGAAGGTCAAGATCTTCATTCACTTCTTCCGGTTTTAATG
This region of Brettanomyces bruxellensis chromosome 4, complete sequence genomic DNA includes:
- a CDS encoding uncharacterized protein (BUSCO:EOG09260XH5), with amino-acid sequence MYCITIERRLLCKLTSSRVRATHHYSKFSLREREKEHVSHDLLSQPTNPVRSRFAPSPTGFLHLGSLRTALYNYLIARSTHGQFILRLEDTDQKRLVEGAEENIYHTLEWLGLSVDEGPQNCGTYAPYKQSERTAIYSKYIKKLLDKGLAYRCFCTKDRLTQLRDSARLLKPPTTASYDRYCLKHYSKEESDEKASAGEHFTVRFVSPHKYPTFLDLLHGKIDQQIQINPLDVRYEDPVLLKSDGLPTYHFANVIDDHLMKITHVIRGEEWLASTPKHVALYDAFGWNPPKFIHIPLLTTVDNRKLSKRSGDIDIMSLKSKGFLPEALINFSVLFGWSPRREYGKKSSEIYSLKELEKIFTLEGLTKGNAKVDFKKLDFFNKHYLGVKLSDRTSDFYNNNLDDIYRKLKTTLKMDSLDYHLVDRVLQSVGTALSNINELNTEKYWYFFVRPEYTLVTLLQHTIQDKDTVKVIVNELNERAAGLIPEKLSDTIKAIAKSHSGLKRKTVYQTLRYALSGPQSGISMHTIIDILGLYEVKQRLQNLADFVS
- a CDS encoding uncharacterized protein (BUSCO:EOG09264L06), with the translated sequence MFASTLGGRPLKIAQQIESTKFTLTYDDLSVKDRYYLSLFVLPNVPFDPAFTALIYYQFQVFSTGSTDPDRHPTVSTEFKLLGGLNFKKQSAIFKVNPGNIAEKYRTRRAQFPSEGDIDMDLGMDVPGNQSGLTDQQQSTASITIGISVEPTESASSLLEQQKTQSTGNSSSMVVSNKPGIKSGSGSALALSNDLTQSQVLDFSNKIIANAFNFLSSFADVNNKVSMDKFNDWWNKFKSRMTNDPDYLKRLCDAQD